From Sphingobacteriaceae bacterium:
GTGCTCAGTTCCGCCGCGGCCATGGACAAAGAAGTGGCCCACCGGCTGGTGGCGGGGGCCGGCATCCCCACACCTCCGTCCGTGGTGCTCCATGCACCTTTGCCCGGCCGGGAATTGCTGGACCGGACGGCCCATCTGGCGGGGCCCCTGTTCGTCAAGCCCGCCAAGGGGGGCTCGTCCATCGGCATAACTAAAGTGGTCCGGCGGGAAGATTTGCCGGCAGCGGTGGCGGCAGCCTTTGCCCATGACGACAAAGTGGTCATCGAAGCTGCTGTGGATGGTGTGGAAGTGGGCTGCGCCGTGGTGGGCAACCAAACCCTAATCATGGGCGCCGTAGATGAGGTTGAAGTCCCCACGGGCTTTTTCGACTACGAGGAAAAGTACACTTTGGCCAGCTCCCGCATCCACATGCCGGCCCGGATCGATGCCGGCACCACGGAACGGATTAAGGCAAAGGCGGCGGTCATCTACCGGGTGCTCCAATGCCGGGGCTTGGCCCGGGTGGATATGTTCCTTACACCCGACGGGCAGATCGTCTTCAATGAGGTGAATACCATTCCCGGTTTCACCCCCCAAAGCCGGTTCCCCCACATGCTGCAAGGCATAGGTTGGACTTTCCCGCAAATCATCGACCACGTCATCCGGTTGGCTTTGGCTCCATGAGCGGGTTAGTGGTGGGGAGGGCTGTGGGGGCTTCGGGTGCGGGGATTGCGGGTGCGGGAGCCAGGGGGGCCGCGGCCCGGGGGAGGCCCACGGACCGGGCCTGGGTGGAAATCGACCTGGACAATATCCGGCACAACGCAGCCGTCTTAAGCCGCCTTTTGCCGGCGGGGACCCGCTTGATGGCCGTGGTGAAGGCCGACGCTTACGGCCATGGCGCTGTGCCCGTGGCCCGTTGCCTGGAACCTATGGGTGTCAGGGACTTTGCCGTGGCCACGGTGGATGAAGGCATCCAACTGCGCCGGGCCGGCATTCAAGGGGACATTTTGGTGCTGGGCTACGGTGCGCCGGAGCGGGTTCGGGAAATGGTGCATCACCGGCTGATCCAGACCATCATTGACTGGGGGCACGGCCGCCGCCTGGCCGCGGCGGCTGGGGCCGCCGGTTTGCGGGTCAGGGTTCATATCAAAGTGGACACGGGCATGCACCGGCTGGGGCTGGATTGGCGGCAGCAGAACGAAATGATACGGCTGATGAGCACCGCCGGCCTCCAAGTGGAAGGTCTTTTTACCCACCTGGCCGCCGCCGACAGCTTGGCGCCCCAGGACGTGTCCTTTACCGAAGGACAAATCCACCGGTTCCGGCAGGTGGTGGCGGGTCTGCAGGCCCGCCATGGAACGGTGCCGCCCATCCACTGGCAGAGCACTTATGGTTGGCTGAACTACCCCCAATGGCCGGGCCGGTGGGTCCGGGTGGGCCTGGCCCTGTACGGTGTACTCAGCAGGCCCCGGGAGCGGACGCGCAGATCCGTCTCCTTGCGGCCTGCCCTGCAGTGGAAGGCCCGGGTGGCCTTGGTGCGGCCCGTGGCAGCAGGGGAGAGGGTGGGCTACGGCGGCGGTTTTGTCGCCGGTGAAGGGACCCGCCTCGCCGTCATCCCCGTGGGCTACGCCGACGGGTTCGCCCGCAACCTGTCGGCGGGCCGGGGCCATGTGCTCATCCACGGCTGCCGGGCGCCCGTCATGGGCAGCGTGTGCATGGATCAATTGCTGGTGGATGTGGGCGGGGTGCCCCAAGTGGAGCCAGGGGACATAGTGACCTTGATCGGCCAGGACGGCGGGGAGGTGATGGGCGCCGAAGAGGTGGCCGCCCAAGCCGGAACCATTACCAACGAACTCCTCAGCCGGCTGGGTGGACGGGTGGCAAAGATTTACCACGGCGGCTGCAGCTAGGGGCTGCTCAACTGCCTCCACGCTCCGGGCGCAAGTAGCGGACAAGCAAAATCAGCAACAGGGCACTGGGAACCAACGCCAGCCCATAGGGCATCAATACCATCAGCGCCCAGATCAGGAGTACCAGTCGCAGAGCAGGCTTTTGTCGCGTGAAGTGGAGATAGACGAACCCGAGGGCAGCCATGACACCGCTGGCCAGAATGAACCAATTCAGCCACGTCACCAGCCAAACGGTCGTGTCAATGCCCACTGCCCGGTTCGCCATGCCAACCACCCCCTCTTCCCTTGGCTGCTAAGAAAATAATACCATATCTTGCCAGGCTCCATGGGCCGGGATGCTGCTGCCATGCAGGGAGAAAGCCGGCGCCTATGGAATGATTCGCCGGAGGCGCAAAATATGCTATTCCATCCCCGGGGGAACCTGCCCCTCAAAGAACGGTCCCATGAGTGACGCTGTAACGGCCACCACCTTGACCATCCGCCTGCTCGGGGGCTTCCGTGTTCTCATAGGCAATGATCCAGTACCGGCGAGGGCTTGGCGGCTGCGCAAGGCACAAGTGTTGGTGCAAATGCTGGCCCTGGCACCCCATCATGCCCTCCACCGGGAGCAAATAATGGACCTCCTCTGGCCCCATCACGCCCCCGCAGCGGCCGCCCGCAACCTGCACCAAGTTGTCCACGCGGCACGTCGGGCCCTGGCGGGCGCAGCCGGCCCTGATCACACTGCCTCAGTGGGCAATCCAGTGGTTGTCCGGCAGCAGGTGGTGCGGCTCCAGCCGGAAGGACGCCTGTGGGTGGACGCCCTGGTCTTCGAAAAGGCCGCCGCCCAGGCTCTGGAGACCGGGGAGGCGTCATCCCTGGACGCAGCCTTGGCCCTCTATGAAGGAACCTTGCTTCCCGAGAACCCCTACGACGACGCCTTCGCCGAACCCCGCCGCCGCCTGGCCGATCTGCGGCTCAGGCTGCTGCAGGAGAAGGCGGCCGCAGCCAAGGCAGCCGGGCACTGGGAAGAAGCCTTGGCCGTTTACCGCACCATTTTGGACGACGACCCCACCCTGGAATCGAACCTGGCCGACCTGCTGCGGGTATGCCGCTTCCTGAACGCCAGGGACGAGGCCGCCCGCTACTTCAAGGCCTACAGAAGGCAAATAAGCCGGGAGCTCGGCTTGGATCCCAACCCCGAACTGGTGCGCCTGTTCCAATGGGTCCGGCAAGGGCAGGGGAGCACCGGCTGGACCGGCACGGGCCTGAGCGGCAGCAAGGGGAGTGGCGGCAGCAAACCCGCCTCCACCTCCGGGGCAACGGCCCGCAGGGGTGCTGGGCCCGCCCCTAAGACCACAACGGGCAGGGGTGCTGTGCCCGCCACGAAGACCACGGACGGTGACGAGGATGGGGCCGGCATCCGTACCGGCAGCCTGCCGCCGGCCCACCAGCCCGCCGTCGCCACCGCCGGGCTGCCCCTGGTGGCCAGGGAGGCCGAATTGTCGGCCATCACCACCGCCCTGGCCGACCGGTCGCAAGGACACATTTTCGTCATCGCCGGGGAGCCGGGCATCGGCAAGTCCCGGCTGGTCCAGGAAGCCAGCCGGCAGGCGGTGGCCATGGGCCTGCCCGTGGCCATGGGCTTCGGCATCGGCCCCGACGAAACGCCTCCCTTCGGCCCGTGGCGCCAGATTCTCCACGAATACAGCGCGGGCACAGGCCGTTCCCGGCGGGACCTGCCGGCTCCCCTGGGGGAGGCAGCACCGTCCCCGTCGGGCATGGAACTGGCCTTGGAATTGGCCGCCTTCCTCACCGCCGGGCCGCCGGCGGTCATCGTGCTGGAAGACCTCCACTGGTTCGACGCCGCATCGATACAGTTGCTCCACCACGGCCTGACCCGCTACAGCCGCAGCCCCGTCCACTTGCTCATCACGTGCCGGAGCCAATCCCTAGACACCCGCCGGGAACTGGCTTCCCTGACCCGGGCGCTGATCGGCCGGGGCGCCCGCTGGCTGGAGCTTCCCCGCCTGGACGTGAACGCCGTGAAAATACTGGCCCGGGCCATGGGCCGCCCGGAACGGGCCAGTCTGGTCCACGAGCGCAGCGGCGGCAATCCCTTCTTCGCCTGCCAGCTCCTCCTGGCGGACGGCACCCAACTGCCCTGGACCGTCAAGCAGGCAGTGGCCGAGCGCCTGGCGGCAGTAGGCAAGGAAACCCTGCCGGTGCTGCGCATAGGGGCGGTCTTGGGCATCGCCTTCACGGCCAAGACCCTCCAGGCCGCCACCGGATTGCCCGGCGACCGGGTAGATTCCGCCCTGGATGAATCCCTGCAGCAAGGCATCATCCGCCGGCAGGAAGGCGGGTATTCCTTCGACCACCCTTTGGTGCGCGAGGTATTGACCGAAGGCC
This genomic window contains:
- the vanG gene encoding D-alanine--D-serine ligase VanG — protein: MNRIRLAVLFGGCSTEYDVSLQSTHAVIQGLDRDLYDVTLLGITRQGQWLKYDGPPENIAGDTWMQHPSCVPAIIPPDRGVGGILVLAEGQPPHQIPVDVVFPVFHGKNGEDGTVQGLLELAGIPYVGCGVLSSAAAMDKEVAHRLVAGAGIPTPPSVVLHAPLPGRELLDRTAHLAGPLFVKPAKGGSSIGITKVVRREDLPAAVAAAFAHDDKVVIEAAVDGVEVGCAVVGNQTLIMGAVDEVEVPTGFFDYEEKYTLASSRIHMPARIDAGTTERIKAKAAVIYRVLQCRGLARVDMFLTPDGQIVFNEVNTIPGFTPQSRFPHMLQGIGWTFPQIIDHVIRLALAP
- the vanT gene encoding serine racemase VanT catalytic subunit; its protein translation is MGASGAGIAGAGARGAAARGRPTDRAWVEIDLDNIRHNAAVLSRLLPAGTRLMAVVKADAYGHGAVPVARCLEPMGVRDFAVATVDEGIQLRRAGIQGDILVLGYGAPERVREMVHHRLIQTIIDWGHGRRLAAAAGAAGLRVRVHIKVDTGMHRLGLDWRQQNEMIRLMSTAGLQVEGLFTHLAAADSLAPQDVSFTEGQIHRFRQVVAGLQARHGTVPPIHWQSTYGWLNYPQWPGRWVRVGLALYGVLSRPRERTRRSVSLRPALQWKARVALVRPVAAGERVGYGGGFVAGEGTRLAVIPVGYADGFARNLSAGRGHVLIHGCRAPVMGSVCMDQLLVDVGGVPQVEPGDIVTLIGQDGGEVMGAEEVAAQAGTITNELLSRLGGRVAKIYHGGCS
- a CDS encoding AAA family ATPase yields the protein MSDAVTATTLTIRLLGGFRVLIGNDPVPARAWRLRKAQVLVQMLALAPHHALHREQIMDLLWPHHAPAAAARNLHQVVHAARRALAGAAGPDHTASVGNPVVVRQQVVRLQPEGRLWVDALVFEKAAAQALETGEASSLDAALALYEGTLLPENPYDDAFAEPRRRLADLRLRLLQEKAAAAKAAGHWEEALAVYRTILDDDPTLESNLADLLRVCRFLNARDEAARYFKAYRRQISRELGLDPNPELVRLFQWVRQGQGSTGWTGTGLSGSKGSGGSKPASTSGATARRGAGPAPKTTTGRGAVPATKTTDGDEDGAGIRTGSLPPAHQPAVATAGLPLVAREAELSAITTALADRSQGHIFVIAGEPGIGKSRLVQEASRQAVAMGLPVAMGFGIGPDETPPFGPWRQILHEYSAGTGRSRRDLPAPLGEAAPSPSGMELALELAAFLTAGPPAVIVLEDLHWFDAASIQLLHHGLTRYSRSPVHLLITCRSQSLDTRRELASLTRALIGRGARWLELPRLDVNAVKILARAMGRPERASLVHERSGGNPFFACQLLLADGTQLPWTVKQAVAERLAAVGKETLPVLRIGAVLGIAFTAKTLQAATGLPGDRVDSALDESLQQGIIRRQEGGYSFDHPLVREVLTEGLSRSERVKLHRLAAAASDDPDEIAYHLGAAGDPAAVPQLLAAGRRAMLWGADQQAKRHFRRALELASPHDPVRCELMLLLAVRTEAEVAAPALAEQRELLDTAIVEAQRTGDALVVGLACRLLAESLFLHNDDRALDLYERSLNALAQAGDSPRAEELKALVDRRVMVNPGHSPLMYALHRHSPEADPVTAVQSAVDRVPWLRSFEERWAAGFAHIMQGNVEQAAEEMLAGGERAFAARNYITAACCFAAANNLRLLHMGTDRKSIDAIAGRVMEAMEQARRLSENDPFPDDNLMMPYWYWYGQWDKVRQAYDVFVAAGGTISDSVALFGYVYGAEVTREQGNPRASLIAYQPLLPAGGPGSSPGILHFMPHMAYITLAIKSMIAAGEHDMAKAWLDTIDAWQQGPRPNRVNQSWLLIQRAEWHRAQGDLAAMGRAAAGALAMARNMPATWVELNGLRLLGAAGGAQAGDCMARALELAEACGYPFEIARIRLERGRPDDLAAAREIFTRLGARPYLEQIRTMEAGRA